AAAAGAATTACCTTACTGCCGGCAGGATCGATTTCCTGCGCCAATTTCGATGCGGCGAAAAGAGATTCGGGCGGCTGTCCTACGGTACCCGGCTTAACGGCTTGCGTTATTTTATTGCCGTCATCGGGACTTCCTGCACAGCCCGCAAAGAAGACAGCCGATACAAAAAGTACGGCAGCTCCGAATTTTAAAAGCATGTTCTTCATAGAAACCTCCTGAGGAAACGCTGATTAACAGCTCATCTTTTTGATATTTTTCTCAAACCTGTTTTTCGTTGCATACTACTTCTCACGGCATACTTTTATCCATCGCTTCAAGGAATGTATCACGTCGTGTTTTGCGTTCTCATGCTCCGGTTCGCCGAATGTCGACTGATTTTCCATATCACAATTTTATCATATCTTTCTAAAATTCGCTACTTAATTTCGTATAAAAAGCGATACGGGGGAACGGACGGTGCTGTTGCGGCGGAATATGCGGCCGGAAGGGAGATAAGATTACAGCTTTTCGACTTCAGCCTCGGTGAGACCGGTCATCGTACAGATTTCGGCAATCGGATAGTTGTGCGTTCGCATGAGCTTCGCCGTTTCAAGCGCTTTTTGATGTGAGCCTTCGAAAATGCCCTCCTGTTTTCCCTGTGCGATGCCTTCTTTCAGTGCAATTTCTCTTTCTTCTTCTCTTTGCACAGCTATGTCCACATCGTAATCGTATTCGGCTATGAGCATGTTCCTTATGTATCGGTTTTCGAGGTACGCCAACGCGCGCCCCGTGCGTCGCCGCCCGTACCGGCGGCGACGAAAATACCGTTTTTTAATACGATTCTATACGTTCTTCGGGGTAAAAGCTTTGAGTTACGAGCGTTTTTATGCGATCGTGCTCTGTGCCGTTCGGTATCTTTACTTTTTTGCAGTAGGATGCTGAACCGTTCCCGAACGCACTGCTTCCTACCTTTGTAATGCTTTGAGGAAGCTTTATTTCCGCTTGTGTACAGCCGGAAAAAGCGTAGAAGTCGATTTCGGTAATATTTGCAGGCAGTTTGAGCTCTCCGCTAAAGCCGCTGCAGCTCTCGAACGCACCGTATCCGATTTTCGTAAGCTGTGTGCAAGCCTGTAAGTCCAAGCTTCCCGTAAATCCCGTACAGCCCTCAAAAGCGTAGTGACCGATTTCGGTGATGTTTGCAGGGAGTTTGAGCGCTCCGCTAAAGCCGCTGCACCCTCTGAACGCGTAGCTTCCGATTTTTGTAAGCTTTGTGTAAACCGACAAGTCCAAGCTTCCCGTAAATCCCGTACAGCCCTCAAAAGCGTAGTGACCGATTTCGGTGATGTTTGCAGGGAGTTTGAGCGCTCCGCTAAAGCCGCTGCAATTCCGGAACGCGGCTCCTCCGATTTTCGTAAGCTTTGTGTAAACCGACAAGTCCAAGCTTCCGGTAAATCCCGTACAGCCCTCAAAAACACTGTAATCGATTTTGATGATGTTTGCAGGGAGTTTGAGCTCTCCGCTAAAGCCGCTGCAATTCCGGAACGCGGCTCCTCCGATTTTCGTAAGCTGTGTGTAAACCGACAAGTCCAAGCTTCCGGTCAATCCCGTACAGCCCTCAAAAACACCGTAATCGATTTTGATGATGTTTGCAGGGAGTTTGAGCTCTCCGCTAAAGCCGCTGCAGCCGGCGAACGCACTGTATCCGATTGTCGTAAGCTTTGTGCAAACCTGCAAGTCCAAGCTTCCGGTAAATCCCGTACAGCCCTCAAAAGCGTATAGACCGATTTCGGTGATGTTTGCAGGGAGTTTGAGCGCTCCGCTAAAGCCGCTGCAATTCCAGAATGCACGGGATCCGATTTTTGTAAGCTTTGTGCAAGCCTGTAAGTCCAAGCTTCCCGTAAAGCCCGTACAGCCGTAAAAAGCCCAGGTTTCGATTTCGATGAGGGCTGCAGGGAGTTTGAGCTCTCCGTTAAAGCCGCTGCAGCTCGTGAACGCATTCTCTCCGATTTTTGTAAGCTGTGTGCAAGCCGACAGGTCCAAGCTTCCCGTAAATCCCGTACAGTCCTCAAAAGCGTATAGACCGATTTCGGTGATGTTTGCAGGGAGTTTGAGCTCTCCGCTAAAGCCGCTGCAGCCGGCGAACGCACTGTATCCGATTGTCGTAAGCTTTGTGCAAACCTGCAAGTCCAAGCTTCCGGTAAATCCCGTACAGTCCTCAAAAGCGTATAGACCGATTTCGGTGATGTTTGCAGGGAGTTTGAGCTCTCCGCTAAAGCCGCTGCAGTTCTGAAACGCGTAGCTTCCGATTTTTGTAAGCTGTGTGCAAGCCGACAAGTCCAAGCTTCCCGTAAATCCCGTACAGCCCTCAAAAGCGTATCGACCGATTTCGGTGAGTTCGGTACAGGCGGAAAAGTCCAAACCCGTAAGCCCCGTGCAGCCTTTGAATGCTCCGTTGTTATTGAGAGGATTGTCTTTAATCTTTTGTAAGCTTTGAGGAAAAACAAGCGTCCCTTTTAAGTCCCTACAGTTTTGAAACGCGTCTTCTTTGATTTCCGTAACCCCGTCGGGGATAATGATCTTGCCGCGCGGCTCATGACCGGAGGTGTAGCCTTCAAGTACGGTCCCGTTTATGCGGAACTTTGTATAGTTCGTAACGACGTAGACGACCGTATCTTGTGCAAACGTATGTCCGTTCGTAAGAGTTTTTCCGTTTCCGAGCTTCCACACGTATACACCGTAGTCTCCGCCCTGCCATTCTGTTTTTAATGCGAACTTCGCTTCGATCTGTGTTTTCAGCGCCGCGCTCCATACCGTATCTTTTGCCGTATCGATATAGCACGTATGCGGAACCAGGCGCTCATCACCGGTTATAGCGAGGCGTACTTGTCCGGCAGGGGGAGGTGTTACTTGTTCAAATTGTACACCGATCGTTATGTCTTCGGTAACATACACTTCCGCGGTGAGCGAACCTTTTTCGCCGCCGTCTTTGAATACGGCGGGAGAGGCAATCGTCCATTCACCGACTGTATAAGTGCTTCCGGATGGCGCCGCCGTAAAGGTGACGAGCGTATCCTTTTTTACTTTGCTTCCGGATACGATGTTTTGCCCGCCTGCCTTTGCCGTAATCGTGCCGCCTTCGCCCGCGCTGAAGCGTACCGTATATTCCGGAACCGAAGGCGTGCCGCCGCCTCCCGTATTTCCTCCTGCGGTACCGTCCGACGGATTCGTGCACGCGGTAAAAGCGCATACTGCGATGAGAGCGAGCAGCATCTTTATAAAACGTTGTTTGAGTGCCATAAGCGTCTCCTTTTAATTATGATTTTTGCACACGCCGCCTCGGGGCAAAGCGTGCGCATATACAAAACGCTCCGGTACGGAACGACCGTACGGAGCGCTGTTTGCGATTGAAAGATTGTCGTGTCGGAAAAGATTATACTGCGAACTGCGAACTGCGAACTGCGAACTGCGAACTGCGAACTGCGAACTGCGAACTGCGAACTGCGAACTGCGAACTGCGAACTGCGAACTGCGAACTGCGAACTGCGAACTGCGAACTGCGAACTGCGAACTGCGAACTGCGAACTGCGAACTGCGAATATTGTGGAAAGCGCGTATGAGCGTGTCAAGTACCTGCGGCTGTCTCGAAAGTCGGTTACTTCCTCGACAGCCGGTCGAGTTTAAAATTAAGTCTTGGTATCGTGACGACTTAATTTTAAACATCGCAAAGTAAATCAAGGAAACTATCAGAAAACTGAAGTTTTCTGATAGCAGCAGTGCGTACTTTTGCGCGCTTTGTGTTACGGGTATATACGTTGTGCCGGCGTTACCGTACATAGGTCCCTCGTCATACGCAATCGGACTGACATAAGATGTCCGCTGCAATTATTATAACCCGTTTTTATGAGGATTTCAATCTTTCGTATAAAAAGCGATACGGGGGAACGGACGGTGCTGTTGCGGCGGAATGTGCGGCCGGAAGGGAGATAAGATTACAGCTTTTCGACTTCAGCCTCGGTGAGACCGGTCATCGTGCAGATTTCGGCAATCGGATAGTTGTGCGTTCGCATGAGCTTCGCCGTTTCAAGCGCTTTTTGATGTGAGCCTTCGAAAATGCCCTCCTGTTTTCCCTGTGCGATGCCTTCTTTCAGTGCAATTTCTCTTTCTTCTTCTCTTTGCACAGCTATGTCCACATCGTAATCGTATTCGGCTATGAGCATGTTCATCACCTCCTTACTTTTCCGTTGTAAGTATTCCCGTAAGATGTCGTTTTGTATGCACTCTTTGATCGCGTTCCGAAAGCCGTTTTCACTGTCGAGCTTCGTGTGTCTTCTCACGGCATCTACGAACAGC
This Treponema socranskii subsp. buccale DNA region includes the following protein-coding sequences:
- a CDS encoding leucine-rich repeat domain-containing protein, with the protein product MALKQRFIKMLLALIAVCAFTACTNPSDGTAGGNTGGGGTPSVPEYTVRFSAGEGGTITAKAGGQNIVSGSKVKKDTLVTFTAAPSGSTYTVGEWTIASPAVFKDGGEKGSLTAEVYVTEDITIGVQFEQVTPPPAGQVRLAITGDERLVPHTCYIDTAKDTVWSAALKTQIEAKFALKTEWQGGDYGVYVWKLGNGKTLTNGHTFAQDTVVYVVTNYTKFRINGTVLEGYTSGHEPRGKIIIPDGVTEIKEDAFQNCRDLKGTLVFPQSLQKIKDNPLNNNGAFKGCTGLTGLDFSACTELTEIGRYAFEGCTGFTGSLDLSACTQLTKIGSYAFQNCSGFSGELKLPANITEIGLYAFEDCTGFTGSLDLQVCTKLTTIGYSAFAGCSGFSGELKLPANITEIGLYAFEDCTGFTGSLDLSACTQLTKIGENAFTSCSGFNGELKLPAALIEIETWAFYGCTGFTGSLDLQACTKLTKIGSRAFWNCSGFSGALKLPANITEIGLYAFEGCTGFTGSLDLQVCTKLTTIGYSAFAGCSGFSGELKLPANIIKIDYGVFEGCTGLTGSLDLSVYTQLTKIGGAAFRNCSGFSGELKLPANIIKIDYSVFEGCTGFTGSLDLSVYTKLTKIGGAAFRNCSGFSGALKLPANITEIGHYAFEGCTGFTGSLDLSVYTKLTKIGSYAFRGCSGFSGALKLPANITEIGHYAFEGCTGFTGSLDLQACTQLTKIGYGAFESCSGFSGELKLPANITEIDFYAFSGCTQAEIKLPQSITKVGSSAFGNGSASYCKKVKIPNGTEHDRIKTLVTQSFYPEERIESY